A genome region from Rhizobium sp. NXC14 includes the following:
- a CDS encoding metalloregulator ArsR/SmtB family transcription factor has translation MNNQSSVAPSPKTNAFDTEAIFLSAIGNSKRLHILHLLSEGEMSVTVLADEVGLSQSSTSQHLAILRDQELVQTRRAAQTIYYSLQSDGVRAMLDTLADIFGSHRRTAAERARAVRT, from the coding sequence TTGAACAATCAATCGTCCGTCGCGCCTTCCCCTAAAACCAATGCCTTCGACACCGAAGCAATCTTCCTGTCGGCCATCGGGAATTCCAAACGGCTTCACATTCTGCATCTGTTGAGCGAAGGAGAAATGTCCGTAACCGTACTGGCTGACGAAGTGGGATTGAGCCAATCTTCGACGTCTCAGCATCTGGCAATTCTTCGAGACCAGGAACTCGTGCAAACACGAAGGGCTGCGCAGACGATCTACTATTCACTTCAATCTGACGGGGTCAGGGCAATGCTCGATACGCTCGCGGACATCTTCGGATCGCATCGCCGTACGGCGGCAGAACGTGCCCGAGCCGTCCGCACCTGA
- a CDS encoding nitroreductase: protein MDVYEAVTSRRSVRGFKDQPVAMEILERVLAAAAWSPSGSNIQPWNTYVMTGAPLAELKTSAVERVAHGDAWDKRQYEMYPSVLKPPYGERRSAFGKERYSALGIAREDWEARQRAAIANWNCFGAPAALFCYIDRDLGLPQWADVGMYLQTVMLLLRAEGLHSCPQMAWSQVRETVAEVLSPPDGLILFCGMSIGYEDPAVSYARTGRAPLAETVTFIGE from the coding sequence ATGGACGTATATGAGGCAGTCACAAGCCGACGGTCGGTGCGCGGATTTAAAGACCAGCCTGTGGCGATGGAAATACTTGAGCGGGTGCTGGCTGCCGCGGCATGGTCCCCGTCAGGATCGAACATCCAGCCGTGGAATACCTACGTGATGACCGGCGCGCCGCTGGCCGAACTCAAGACATCAGCCGTCGAGCGCGTGGCGCATGGCGACGCCTGGGACAAGCGGCAGTATGAGATGTACCCCTCCGTGCTGAAGCCCCCCTACGGCGAGCGCCGCTCCGCCTTCGGCAAGGAACGCTACAGCGCGCTCGGCATTGCGCGCGAGGACTGGGAGGCACGCCAGCGGGCAGCAATCGCCAACTGGAACTGCTTCGGCGCGCCAGCCGCTCTGTTTTGCTACATCGACCGCGATCTTGGCCTACCTCAATGGGCCGACGTCGGCATGTATCTGCAGACCGTCATGTTGCTGCTTCGCGCCGAAGGACTGCACAGTTGCCCGCAGATGGCATGGTCGCAGGTTCGCGAGACGGTCGCCGAGGTACTGTCGCCGCCCGATGGGCTGATCCTCTTCTGCGGCATGTCGATCGGCTACGAAGACCCTGCGGTAAGTTACGCCCGTACGGGCCGCGCCCCACTGGCCGAGACGGTCACGTTTATCGGCGAATAG
- a CDS encoding ABC transporter permease, whose product MKWVPKHLDRLFEALLEHLYLVFSSVGIALVISLIVGIWAARRPRSFAVIVIFTGILFAVPSLALFALLIPIMGIGAAPAITGLAAYSLMILIRNIGMGFQAIPRDILEAADGMGYGTARRIWEVELPLAVPYIVGGLRIAMVTVIGIATVAAYINAGGLGVIIFEGIDQRFPEKIIAGGLLTSFLALFADYCFASLEKLLRRRSGGKVA is encoded by the coding sequence ATGAAATGGGTCCCTAAACATCTCGACCGGCTATTCGAAGCACTGTTGGAGCACCTCTATCTCGTTTTTTCCTCGGTTGGCATTGCCCTGGTGATCTCGCTGATCGTCGGGATATGGGCGGCAAGGCGGCCGCGGAGCTTTGCCGTGATCGTCATCTTCACTGGTATCCTGTTTGCGGTGCCGAGCCTGGCGCTGTTTGCGCTTCTCATTCCCATCATGGGCATCGGCGCGGCACCCGCCATAACCGGTCTTGCCGCCTATTCGCTGATGATCCTGATCCGCAATATCGGCATGGGATTTCAGGCTATTCCGCGTGACATATTGGAGGCCGCCGATGGCATGGGCTACGGCACGGCGCGGCGGATCTGGGAAGTCGAACTGCCGCTGGCAGTGCCTTATATCGTCGGCGGGCTTCGCATCGCCATGGTGACGGTCATCGGCATTGCGACTGTTGCCGCCTATATCAATGCCGGCGGGCTCGGCGTCATAATTTTCGAAGGCATCGACCAGCGCTTTCCTGAAAAGATCATCGCAGGCGGGTTGCTGACGTCGTTTCTGGCGCTCTTTGCCGACTACTGTTTTGCCTCGCTCGAAAAGCTGCTGCGCCGGCGCAGCGGAGGGAAGGTAGCATGA
- a CDS encoding ABC transporter ATP-binding protein — protein sequence MIHLDHVTKKYDGSGPHAVDNLDLLIETGTTVALIGPSGCGKTTTMRMINQLETPTAGRVLVDGRDIARVDQKELRRSIGYVIQQVGLFPHMSIARNVATVPRLLGWDKARSDRRVDELLDLVGLDPAVMRQRLPHELSGGQRQRVGFARALAADPAIMLMDEPFGAIDPITRVRLQDEFRDILRKVKKTVVIVTHDLDEAIKMGDRIAIMRDGRLLQYDRPQEILARPVNEFVENFLGPDRAIKRLSLIAVSTIMTAPEPSNGDAEIAADATVHEALALILSGEMPGLHVRSSDGTLAGYLSRATLLRANRL from the coding sequence ATGATTCATCTCGATCATGTTACCAAGAAATACGACGGAAGCGGCCCGCATGCGGTCGACAATCTCGATCTGCTGATCGAGACCGGCACGACGGTTGCCCTGATTGGTCCTTCTGGCTGCGGCAAGACCACGACCATGCGGATGATCAATCAGTTGGAAACGCCGACGGCGGGACGCGTGCTGGTTGACGGAAGAGATATAGCCCGGGTCGATCAGAAGGAGCTCCGCCGCAGCATCGGCTATGTCATCCAGCAGGTCGGTCTGTTTCCGCATATGTCAATCGCACGCAATGTCGCGACCGTCCCGCGGCTTCTCGGTTGGGACAAGGCGCGCAGCGATCGCCGCGTCGACGAGCTCCTGGATCTCGTCGGCCTTGATCCGGCCGTCATGCGGCAGCGCCTGCCGCACGAATTGTCGGGCGGGCAGCGTCAGCGCGTCGGTTTCGCGCGTGCGCTCGCAGCAGACCCCGCAATCATGCTGATGGACGAACCGTTCGGCGCGATCGATCCGATCACCCGTGTTAGGCTTCAGGACGAATTCCGCGATATTCTGAGGAAGGTGAAGAAGACCGTCGTCATCGTCACGCATGATCTCGACGAGGCCATCAAGATGGGCGATCGCATCGCGATCATGCGGGATGGCCGCCTTCTCCAATATGATAGACCGCAGGAAATTCTTGCGCGTCCCGTCAACGAATTCGTCGAGAACTTCCTCGGCCCTGACCGAGCCATAAAGCGGCTGAGTTTGATTGCTGTATCGACGATCATGACCGCGCCGGAACCGTCCAACGGCGATGCCGAGATCGCCGCTGACGCCACGGTTCACGAGGCCTTGGCGCTCATCCTCTCCGGCGAGATGCCGGGCCTCCATGTCAGGTCATCCGATGGGACGCTTGCGGGATATCTGTCGCGAGCCACCTTGTTGCGCGCCAATCGGCTGTAG
- a CDS encoding NADPH-dependent FMN reductase → MTTHKVGYLIGSLAKGSINRKLAKALVRVAPPELEMSEISFKDLPLYSYDYDADYPPAGRAFKAAIAAVDAVLFVTPEYNRSIPGGLKNAIDWASRPYGTNSFTRKPSAVIGTSPGAIGTAVAQQNLRSVLSFCNSPQMNAPEAYIQFTPGLITDDGEVTNESTADFLRTFMRDFHAFVARVRSVLPKDA, encoded by the coding sequence ATGACCACGCATAAAGTAGGCTATCTTATCGGCAGCCTCGCCAAGGGTTCGATCAACCGCAAGCTCGCCAAGGCGTTGGTGCGCGTCGCCCCGCCGGAACTTGAAATGTCAGAGATATCCTTCAAGGACCTGCCACTCTACAGTTACGATTACGACGCCGATTACCCTCCGGCCGGCAGGGCATTCAAAGCGGCGATCGCGGCCGTCGACGCCGTGCTGTTCGTCACTCCCGAATACAATCGATCCATCCCCGGCGGGCTGAAAAACGCAATCGACTGGGCGAGCCGCCCCTACGGCACCAACTCGTTCACACGCAAGCCGTCTGCGGTGATCGGCACCTCGCCGGGCGCGATCGGCACAGCCGTCGCCCAGCAGAATCTGCGCAGCGTGCTTAGTTTTTGCAACTCTCCGCAGATGAATGCTCCGGAAGCCTACATTCAATTCACCCCGGGGCTGATCACCGATGACGGCGAGGTCACGAACGAGAGCACCGCCGATTTCCTGCGCACGTTCATGCGGGACTTCCATGCCTTCGTCGCAAGGGTTCGCTCAGTGCTGCCGAAAGACGCTTAG
- a CDS encoding ABC transporter permease: protein MIVIDAFSWIFNNSGTFLTAFNRHLLMCVLSLGIAFVIAVPLGFVVARAPRAAFAVVNIAGALRSIPSLAILSATMPFLGIGLLPSVIALIVLAVPPLLLNTIIGIREIDASVIDAADGMGMSSGQMLWEIELPLAVPAILSGVRTSAIQVIGGAALASFIGGGGLGDFINAGIAIMNMPRLLVGAVPIALLAIFAELAFGTLERLFTQRR, encoded by the coding sequence ATGATCGTTATCGATGCATTCAGCTGGATCTTCAACAATTCCGGTACCTTCCTCACGGCTTTCAATCGCCATCTTCTGATGTGCGTCCTATCGCTCGGCATCGCCTTTGTCATCGCGGTGCCGCTCGGATTTGTCGTCGCACGGGCACCGCGCGCCGCCTTTGCGGTGGTCAATATTGCCGGCGCCTTGCGCTCCATCCCCAGCCTTGCGATCCTGTCGGCGACGATGCCCTTTCTCGGCATCGGATTGCTGCCGTCCGTGATCGCCCTCATCGTCCTGGCCGTGCCGCCGCTATTGTTGAACACGATCATCGGCATCCGCGAGATCGACGCCTCGGTGATCGATGCGGCGGATGGAATGGGCATGAGCTCGGGGCAGATGCTGTGGGAGATCGAACTTCCCCTGGCCGTTCCCGCGATTCTGTCGGGCGTCAGGACGAGCGCCATCCAGGTCATCGGTGGGGCGGCGCTAGCCTCTTTTATCGGCGGCGGCGGGCTTGGCGATTTCATCAATGCCGGCATTGCGATCATGAACATGCCGCGCCTTCTCGTCGGAGCGGTGCCAATAGCCCTGCTCGCAATCTTTGCGGAATTGGCCTTCGGCACCCTGGAGCGCCTCTTCACTCAACGGCGCTGA